CCGACGCGTATGAAACGGCACAAGATCCGGCGAGCAACGGTGGGCGCGCGGCTTAACCGCAGTCGTTAGCTGGCGAAGACAGACCATGGGATGCGTTCTCAAGGGCGCGCGGGTAGCGACGGGGCCACGCACCGGGAGCACGAAGAGCGCGATCTCATCGAGCCATCGAGCAACGCCTCGAGGCGGCCCGGCAGGACCCGGGCGGCGACGGCCAGGCCGGGTGCCAGAAGCTGCTGAGCGCGGAGCGGCTGCGATCAGGGGACGGAAGGGCAACGAAAATCCACCCTTGCTGTCACGCGGCCGCCCGACGTAGCCTAGTTGCGAGATGGTCGGCATGCGGCGCGTCGTCGAGGGATGGGGCGATGCTAGGCCGGCCGCGATCACGCGGGCCCCGCGACCGGCGCTGCGCCCCTTCATCAGCGTCGTCTGGGTGTCGGACGAACACGGCGCCGCCGACGGCGACGCGAGCGACCGCGAGCGCATGCTCGGAAGCGGAGCGACCCACCTCGTGTTCCGGCTCTCCGATCACCCGGTACGGCTCTACGACAACGTCACCGACCGGACCGCAACCAGCATGGGCTATGCCGTGGTCGGTGGCGCCCGGGCGACGTTCTACCTCCGCGACACGCCCCGGCCCGTCCGCACCGTCGGAGCCCGGCTTCTGCCCGGTGCCGCGGCGCTGCTCTTCTGCGCGCCCGCCGACGAGCTCGCCGGCCGTCACACCCCCCTGGTGGACTTGTGGGGCCGATCGGCGGTCGAAGCGCGCGAGCGCCTCCTCGAGGCCGCCCACCCCGAGCGTCAGCTCGACCTCTTCGAGGCGCTGCTCGCAGCCCGGCTGCCGCAGGTCCGCGGCCTGCACCCGGCCGTCGCGCACGCGCTCGCGCGCTTCCCCACCACCGGCGACGTCGGAGCGGTGGTCGACGAGACCGGCTACAGCCATCGGCGGTTCGTCGCCCTGTTCCGCGGGGCGGTCGGGCTCCCGCCGAAGCTCTACTGTCGCGTCCTCCGGTTTCAAGACGCGCTCCGCTTGCTCGCCACCCGGCCGCCACTGCCGCTCGCTGATGTCGCGCTGGCCGCTGGCTACAGCGACCAGCCGCACTTGAACCGCGAGTTCCGCGAGCTCGGCGGGGTCTCCCCGAGCGAGTATCGCGCCGTGGCGCCGGCCTCGCTGCTGCACGTCCCCTTGCCAACCAGGTCAATTCCGTCCAAGACGCGCAGCGCGGGCCGACGCATGATCGGGTCCGAAAGGAGGATCCCATGAAGGTCCACGAGCTGTTCGCGTATCTCCACGTGAAGGACGCGGCCAAGGCCATCGAGTTCTACAAGCAGGCGTTCGGCGCCGCGGAGAAGTTCCGCCTGAGCGAACCGGGCGGCCGGATCGGCCACGCCGAGCTGGTCTTCAACGGCAGCACCCTGATGCTGTCGGACGAGTTCCCGGAATACGGCATCCGGGGACCCCAGACGAATGAGGGAACGAGCGTGACGATCCACCTCCACGTCGACGACGCCGACGAGGTGATGAAGCGCGCCGCCGCCGCCGGGGCCGTGATCGAGCGCGATCCCCAGGACCAGTTCTGGGGCGAGCGTTCGGGGATACTGCGCGATCCGTTCGGCCACCGCTGGAACATCGGGCACCACATCGAGGACGTGTCGTTCGACGAGATGCAGCAGCGGTACGCGAAGATGATGGAGCGCGCGTAGCGCAGGAGAAAGGAGGAAGGCGATGGAAGCTCACGACGTTCTCGCGGCGCTGGATGGGCACCCCATCTGGATGACGGAAGACGGCACAGCGTCCTTCTGGAGGCTCGCGTCGTTCAATAAGGGCATGGTTTGGGTCGGGCGCTACTCCGGGGAGTCCCCCTGGGAGCGTCATCCCGACGGGGACGAGTTCCTCTACATCGTCGAAGGAGAGGTCGAGGTCGTCGTGCTGACGGACGAGCGTCCCGTCCAGACCACCGTGCGAGCCGGCTCGATCTTCGTCGTGCCGCGGGGACGCTGGCACCGTCAGCTCGCGCGGGCGGCGGTGATGCAGCTCGGCGTGACGACGGGGCGGGTCGAGCATTCGACCGCAGAGTACCCGGGGCGCGATTCCTGAGGCCGGGGGCGGTGGGGCGCTACGCCGCGCGTGACAGGTTCTCGCGGCCAAAGGCCGCCCTTGCGCGCGCGGTGTTAGCCCCATGGTAGAGGCGGCGCCGGCCGAAACCGGCTAGCAGAGCGATTCGCGAAGATTGAACGGCTAGGAGTCAGCTAACCCGTGCTTGCAGCGGACGGCGCTGCGCGCCGCCGCTGAACCACCGAGTCGTTATACGCACGAGGGCTGAGTGAACAAAAAGGCCAGTGGTTTGCTTGACCTTGGAAGGAAGCGTCGCGCGGAGCGTTGGCGGCGTTATGCCTGCATCGGAGACTTTCACGGCGGAGCTTACGAGTGTGAATTTGTGTCGCCCTACACGAAGTCAGCCGGGAACGTAGACGCGAACGTGATGGTGCTGTTGCAGGATTGGGCGTCGGAGGATGTTCTCGCCGGGCCGTTTCTGCCTGACCGTGTCGAGCACGGCTACGATC
This genomic interval from Deltaproteobacteria bacterium contains the following:
- a CDS encoding cupin domain-containing protein — protein: MEAHDVLAALDGHPIWMTEDGTASFWRLASFNKGMVWVGRYSGESPWERHPDGDEFLYIVEGEVEVVVLTDERPVQTTVRAGSIFVVPRGRWHRQLARAAVMQLGVTTGRVEHSTAEYPGRDS
- a CDS encoding VOC family protein, encoding MKVHELFAYLHVKDAAKAIEFYKQAFGAAEKFRLSEPGGRIGHAELVFNGSTLMLSDEFPEYGIRGPQTNEGTSVTIHLHVDDADEVMKRAAAAGAVIERDPQDQFWGERSGILRDPFGHRWNIGHHIEDVSFDEMQQRYAKMMERA
- a CDS encoding AraC family transcriptional regulator, with protein sequence MRRVVEGWGDARPAAITRAPRPALRPFISVVWVSDEHGAADGDASDRERMLGSGATHLVFRLSDHPVRLYDNVTDRTATSMGYAVVGGARATFYLRDTPRPVRTVGARLLPGAAALLFCAPADELAGRHTPLVDLWGRSAVEARERLLEAAHPERQLDLFEALLAARLPQVRGLHPAVAHALARFPTTGDVGAVVDETGYSHRRFVALFRGAVGLPPKLYCRVLRFQDALRLLATRPPLPLADVALAAGYSDQPHLNREFRELGGVSPSEYRAVAPASLLHVPLPTRSIPSKTRSAGRRMIGSERRIP